One Carboxydothermus pertinax genomic window carries:
- the ytvI gene encoding sporulation integral membrane protein YtvI: MDKWKRYGFYFLGAVAGALGFWLLYKISIIYLMPFIIGLIVALLLEPMVGYLEKRFSVSRALGAIISLVVLLFLLLTVISSFVVKLVTELYRLADMLPGLLISLKNQVNYMIAGGNRFLGKLPPTLADSIKGNADKFLNQMVETGKNFFTSIFVGLAQVPEFIIILLIALIAAYFFSKDLPQYRRVIFNLMPEGYRKKSEYVFQEALAAALRFIKAQAILIGLSTILTILGLYIIGVSYPITLGLIIGFLDLVPVVGPSLIIFPWAGILLIQGKYLMAVEILILYFAISAFRKVVEAKVVAENLGLDPLATLISMYVGLKLMGVLGIAAGPIVLLIIKALIDAEIINFKK; this comes from the coding sequence ATGGATAAATGGAAAAGGTATGGTTTTTACTTTTTAGGCGCTGTGGCAGGGGCCTTAGGTTTTTGGCTTTTATATAAGATATCAATAATTTATCTAATGCCCTTTATTATTGGTTTAATTGTAGCTTTGCTGCTGGAGCCTATGGTTGGTTATTTAGAAAAGCGCTTTTCTGTAAGCCGGGCTTTAGGAGCTATAATTTCCTTGGTGGTTTTATTATTCCTTCTCTTAACGGTAATTTCTTCTTTTGTAGTTAAGCTCGTTACCGAACTTTATCGTCTGGCCGATATGCTTCCTGGGTTATTGATCAGCCTAAAAAATCAGGTTAATTATATGATAGCTGGGGGTAACCGTTTTTTAGGTAAACTTCCCCCCACCCTTGCGGACTCGATAAAAGGCAATGCGGATAAGTTCTTAAACCAGATGGTTGAAACCGGGAAAAACTTTTTTACCAGTATTTTTGTAGGTCTAGCCCAGGTTCCGGAGTTTATCATAATTTTATTAATTGCTTTAATTGCCGCTTATTTCTTTAGTAAAGATTTACCCCAGTACAGGCGAGTAATTTTTAATTTAATGCCGGAAGGTTATCGAAAAAAAAGTGAATATGTTTTCCAGGAAGCGTTAGCGGCAGCTTTAAGATTCATAAAAGCTCAAGCGATTTTAATTGGATTATCAACTATTCTTACTATTTTAGGCTTATATATAATTGGGGTATCTTATCCCATAACTTTAGGATTGATAATTGGTTTTCTTGATTTGGTACCTGTTGTTGGTCCAAGTTTAATTATTTTTCCCTGGGCTGGTATATTGTTAATCCAGGGAAAGTACTTGATGGCAGTGGAAATCTTGATTCTTTATTTTGCAATTTCGGCTTTTCGAAAAGTAGTCGAGGCAAAAGTGGTAGCAGAAAACCTGGGCTTGGATCCCTTGGCTACTTTAATTTCTATGTATGTTGGCTTAAAACTCATGGGAGTATTGGGAATAGCCGCAGGTCCCATAGTACTTTTAATAATTAAAGCTTTAATTGATGCGGAAATAATTAATTTTAAAAAATAA
- a CDS encoding isoprenyl transferase, protein MDFNFFKKRTVQVDFNDIDPAKLPKHIAIIMDGNGRWAKKRGMPRYFGHRAGVETVRRVVKLCAKLNVPYLTLYAFSTENWRRPQEEVNVLMNLLVEYIEKEIDELNREGVRLTVIGEVAELPEPARLALAKGIEKTRQNNRLNLILALNYGGRREIVEAVRKIADDVKSGKITPEQINEEFFANYLYTREFPDPDLLIRPSGEIRISNFLLWQIAYSEIWLTEVLWPDFSEEHLLQAIRDYQKRDRRFGGINYP, encoded by the coding sequence ATGGATTTTAATTTTTTTAAAAAAAGAACGGTGCAGGTAGATTTTAATGATATTGACCCGGCAAAACTTCCCAAACATATTGCAATCATTATGGACGGCAATGGACGGTGGGCCAAAAAACGGGGTATGCCGAGATATTTTGGCCACCGGGCAGGAGTGGAAACAGTCCGGCGGGTGGTAAAGTTATGTGCTAAATTAAATGTTCCTTACCTTACTTTATATGCCTTTTCCACCGAAAATTGGCGTCGCCCGCAAGAAGAGGTAAATGTTCTAATGAATCTTTTAGTAGAGTATATTGAAAAAGAAATAGACGAGCTAAACCGGGAGGGTGTTCGGCTAACAGTGATTGGAGAAGTAGCCGAGCTTCCGGAACCGGCGAGGTTAGCTTTAGCCAAAGGTATAGAAAAAACTCGGCAAAATAACCGGTTAAACTTAATTTTAGCGTTAAATTATGGTGGTCGCCGGGAAATTGTGGAAGCCGTACGGAAAATTGCTGATGACGTAAAGAGTGGAAAAATAACTCCTGAACAAATAAATGAGGAGTTTTTTGCTAACTATCTTTATACCCGGGAGTTTCCGGATCCGGACCTTTTGATTCGTCCGTCGGGAGAAATAAGGATAAGTAATTTTCTCCTCTGGCAAATTGCCTATAGTGAAATCTGGCTTACAGAGGTTTTATGGCCGGATTTTTCCGAGGAACACCTTTTGCAAGCAATTAGGGATTATCAAAAGCGCGACCGACGTTTTGGTGGGATAAATTATCCTTAA
- the rseP gene encoding RIP metalloprotease RseP: MVTALASIVIFFLLIWIHELGHFLAAKKVGIVVKEFSIGFGPLLAKTRKKETQYSLRLIPLGGFVKMKGMDLEEGEEEEDDRGSFTKASVWQRALVLFAGSGMNLLLAVVLLALVFSIFGTPKVIPVIEQVQPNMPAKAAGFQPGDRILAVEGTKITSWEQLSEKISKSPNKPLTIKVLRNNSEITLKVTPRPDEQGLGKIGIVPRQVTERKPLWEGLYLGFIYTWKIIVLIIVFLGKMIVHQAPMELGGPVRVVSEIGRAAKFGLGSLVQLAAFLSINLGIFNLLPIPALDGSRIMFVLAEGVRGKPVDPEKENFIHLIGFGLLLLLMLIVTYKDIIQLIGG; this comes from the coding sequence ATGGTAACGGCATTGGCTTCAATTGTAATCTTTTTTCTCTTAATTTGGATTCACGAGCTTGGACATTTTTTAGCGGCTAAAAAAGTGGGCATAGTGGTTAAAGAGTTTAGCATTGGTTTTGGTCCCCTTTTGGCTAAAACCCGGAAAAAAGAAACCCAGTACAGCTTAAGGTTAATCCCTTTGGGTGGCTTTGTTAAAATGAAAGGAATGGATTTAGAAGAAGGAGAGGAAGAAGAGGACGACCGGGGAAGTTTTACGAAAGCCTCGGTCTGGCAAAGGGCTTTGGTGTTATTTGCTGGCTCCGGGATGAACCTGTTGCTGGCAGTAGTCCTTTTAGCTTTGGTTTTTAGTATTTTTGGTACGCCTAAAGTAATACCGGTGATTGAACAGGTGCAACCTAATATGCCGGCAAAAGCTGCAGGATTTCAGCCGGGAGATAGAATATTAGCTGTAGAAGGAACTAAAATTACTTCCTGGGAACAATTGTCAGAAAAAATAAGTAAAAGCCCCAATAAACCCCTTACCATCAAAGTTTTAAGGAATAATTCCGAAATAACATTAAAGGTAACTCCCCGTCCCGATGAGCAAGGTCTGGGAAAGATTGGAATTGTACCCCGGCAAGTAACCGAGCGCAAACCGTTATGGGAAGGTTTATATTTAGGTTTCATTTACACCTGGAAAATAATTGTCTTAATCATAGTTTTCCTTGGGAAAATGATTGTGCACCAGGCGCCTATGGAGCTAGGGGGGCCGGTACGGGTAGTCTCGGAAATTGGCCGGGCCGCCAAGTTTGGGCTTGGTTCGCTGGTACAGTTGGCTGCCTTTTTAAGTATTAACCTTGGAATCTTTAACTTATTACCCATCCCTGCCTTAGATGGAAGCCGGATTATGTTTGTTTTAGCCGAAGGGGTTAGAGGTAAGCCGGTAGATCCGGAAAAGGAAAATTTTATTCACTTAATAGGTTTTGGGCTATTGCTTTTATTAATGTTAATAGTTACTTATAAAGATATTATTCAATTAATAGGTGGTTAA
- a CDS encoding 4Fe-4S binding protein, which yields MAYRITEECLACGTCMDSCPHNAIVEGDIYKITDACQNCGTCAEACPVGAIIEE from the coding sequence ATGGCTTATAGAATTACCGAGGAGTGCTTGGCTTGTGGGACTTGCATGGATAGCTGCCCCCATAACGCCATCGTGGAAGGTGATATTTATAAAATCACCGATGCCTGCCAGAATTGCGGAACTTGTGCCGAAGCTTGCCCGGTGGGTGCCATTATTGAAGAGTAA
- the frr gene encoding ribosome recycling factor, translating to MQDVLKEAQDHMQKAVEALKKEFATMRVGRATPALLEKVLVDYYGSQMPVNQLATITAPEARLLVIQPWDKGALGAIEKAILKSDLGLTPTNDGSVIRLTIPPLTQERRQELVKVAKKKAEEARVAIRNIRREANDQIKNLEKDKTVSEDEGKRGQDEVQKLTDKFIKTVDELLKSKEEEIMSV from the coding sequence ATCCAGGATGTATTAAAAGAAGCCCAGGACCACATGCAAAAAGCCGTTGAAGCGTTAAAAAAAGAGTTTGCAACTATGCGGGTCGGCAGGGCAACGCCGGCTTTATTAGAAAAAGTGCTTGTTGATTACTATGGAAGCCAAATGCCTGTAAATCAGTTAGCTACTATTACTGCACCGGAAGCAAGGCTCTTGGTTATTCAACCCTGGGATAAAGGAGCCCTGGGGGCAATCGAAAAAGCAATTTTAAAGTCTGACCTGGGACTTACTCCCACTAATGATGGCAGTGTTATTCGGCTTACCATTCCCCCTCTTACCCAGGAGCGCCGGCAGGAGCTGGTGAAAGTTGCTAAGAAAAAAGCGGAAGAGGCTAGAGTTGCCATCCGTAATATCCGCCGGGAGGCCAATGACCAAATAAAAAACCTGGAAAAAGATAAAACGGTTTCTGAAGACGAGGGGAAGCGGGGGCAGGACGAAGTTCAAAAGCTTACCGATAAGTTTATTAAAACCGTTGATGAACTTTTAAAATCCAAAGAAGAAGAAATTATGAGTGTTTAG
- a CDS encoding 1-deoxy-D-xylulose-5-phosphate reductoisomerase, with the protein MKRIVILGSTGSIGRQALEVIKLYPERFAVVALAAAKNGSLLLEQCIEFNVKYAFLADKDSFKQYYDDFKNYGINLTNGSKELVNMVLLPDVDGILTAIPGTICLLPTIEALKAGKVIYLANKETMVAAGEIITPLMRLGENLLPVDSEHSALFQALKGEIISQVEKLIITASGGPFREYTVEQLQNVSISQALNHPRWKMGSKITIDSATLMNKGLEIIEAHYLFQIPYEKIEPVIHPQSIVHSLVEYCDGSVIAQLGLPDMRLPIQYALTYPERLKNTFPRLSLAEIGTLTFEKPDYERFMALKLAIQAGKAGNIYPTVLNAANEVAVEAFLTGKIKFLEIAQIVEKVLNCFSPVKIDLETILEADRRAREITKQFIGGGHRW; encoded by the coding sequence ATGAAGAGAATTGTAATTTTAGGCAGTACCGGCTCTATTGGCCGGCAGGCTCTTGAGGTAATAAAGCTTTATCCCGAAAGATTTGCCGTAGTTGCTTTAGCTGCGGCAAAAAACGGGAGTTTATTGTTAGAACAGTGTATCGAGTTTAATGTGAAATATGCCTTTTTAGCAGATAAAGATAGTTTTAAACAATATTACGATGACTTTAAAAATTATGGGATTAACCTTACTAACGGTTCTAAAGAACTGGTGAACATGGTTTTACTGCCCGATGTGGATGGGATTCTCACGGCAATACCTGGAACGATCTGTTTACTACCTACTATCGAGGCTTTAAAAGCAGGAAAAGTAATTTATTTAGCCAATAAAGAAACAATGGTGGCAGCGGGGGAAATTATCACCCCCCTTATGCGCCTGGGGGAAAACCTCTTACCTGTGGACAGCGAACATTCGGCTCTTTTTCAAGCCCTGAAGGGCGAAATAATAAGTCAAGTGGAAAAGCTTATTATAACTGCTTCCGGAGGGCCTTTTAGGGAATATACAGTTGAACAGCTGCAAAACGTTTCAATCTCTCAGGCCTTAAATCATCCCCGCTGGAAGATGGGAAGTAAGATTACTATAGACTCAGCAACTTTAATGAATAAAGGACTAGAAATTATCGAAGCTCACTATTTATTTCAAATTCCTTACGAAAAAATTGAACCGGTAATTCATCCTCAGTCAATTGTGCATTCGCTGGTGGAGTATTGTGATGGCTCAGTAATTGCTCAATTGGGACTTCCGGACATGCGACTTCCCATCCAGTATGCTTTAACCTATCCCGAGAGGCTTAAAAATACCTTTCCCCGACTGAGCCTGGCGGAAATTGGAACCCTTACTTTTGAAAAACCAGATTATGAAAGGTTTATGGCTTTAAAACTTGCTATCCAGGCCGGAAAAGCGGGGAATATCTACCCGACAGTTTTAAATGCGGCCAATGAAGTGGCGGTAGAGGCATTTTTAACTGGGAAAATAAAGTTTTTGGAAATTGCCCAAATTGTAGAAAAAGTATTAAACTGTTTTTCCCCGGTAAAAATTGATTTAGAGACAATTTTAGAGGCAGACCGCCGAGCGCGGGAAATAACAAAACAATTTATAGGTGGTGGACACCGATGGTAA
- a CDS encoding phosphatidate cytidylyltransferase — protein sequence MLANRILTAIVAIPVFLAAGYYGGLYLKVLTGALALFGFFEINRMFAQKDIRLFTPLAYILLVFGFAGLMPIESLPYLFLTVTGIYFVIKYNKHNILEFFYTYTSLLYVFLFIFIYEIRETSAGFWLFLYYFLLIWANDTFAYFIGKKYGRRKIAPNLSPNKSIAGALGGFLGALLVSIIYGKYFLPTMYLTLLPLAFITIFVAQLGDFLESAIKRYAEVKDSGVILPGHGGVLDRFDGVLLSAPVFYYLFLTFYS from the coding sequence ATGCTTGCCAACCGGATTTTAACTGCAATTGTTGCTATCCCGGTATTTTTAGCTGCGGGATATTATGGGGGGTTATATCTTAAAGTTCTAACTGGAGCTTTAGCTCTTTTTGGTTTTTTTGAGATAAATCGCATGTTTGCCCAAAAAGATATCAGGCTTTTTACTCCTTTGGCTTATATCTTGCTGGTATTTGGTTTTGCCGGTCTAATGCCCATTGAATCTCTGCCTTATCTTTTCCTTACGGTAACGGGGATTTACTTTGTGATAAAATATAACAAGCATAATATCCTGGAATTTTTTTATACTTATACCAGTCTTCTTTACGTTTTTTTGTTTATTTTTATTTATGAAATAAGAGAAACCTCTGCGGGTTTTTGGTTGTTTTTGTACTATTTTTTGTTGATTTGGGCTAATGATACGTTTGCTTATTTTATTGGGAAAAAATATGGACGGCGGAAAATAGCCCCTAATCTTAGCCCCAATAAAAGTATTGCGGGGGCTCTTGGCGGTTTTTTAGGAGCTCTGTTGGTTTCAATTATTTATGGCAAGTATTTTTTACCCACAATGTATCTAACCCTTTTGCCTTTGGCTTTTATTACCATCTTTGTAGCTCAGTTAGGGGATTTTCTTGAATCGGCTATTAAACGTTATGCTGAAGTGAAAGATTCGGGGGTAATTTTACCTGGCCATGGGGGAGTATTAGACCGTTTTGATGGAGTGCTTCTCTCAGCTCCAGTTTTTTATTACTTGTTTCTGACCTTTTATTCCTAG